CGAAGAACCTGCAGACCGGCCGCAGGGCGTCGTTGACGGTCACGTCGTAGGAGCGGGGGTCCTCCAGCTCCTGCAGCACCGGGGTGGCGACCCGGGTGGCGAAGACGTCGCCGGGCAGCAGCAGCACCGGGATCCGGTTGATCGTCGCCAGCGCCGCCCCGGTGACCAGGTTGGTGGCCCCCGGCCCGATCGAGGTGGTGCAGGCGAAGGTGGACAGGCGGTTACGCGCCCGCGCGTAACCGACCGCGGTGTGCACCATGGCCTGCTCGTTACGGGCCAGATAGTACGGCAGGGCGCCTGCCGTACCGGCTCCCTGCTCGGCCAGTGCCTGTCCGATCCCGGCCACGTTGCCGTGGCCGAAGATGCCCAGGCATCCGGCCACCAGCCGTTGCTCGACGCCGTCGCGCTCGGTCCACTGGTTGGCGAGGAACCGCACGAGCGCCTGTGCCACCGTGAGTCTCATCGCAGCGCCTTCGTCATGGGGAGGCGGGGGTCGACCGCCTGCTCCGCCCAGGAGGAGCGGACCCAGGCGTGCCGGGGGTCGTCGCAGAAGGCCATGGACCGCGTCGGAGCGGGCCCGGCCAGCACGTTGAGGTAGTAGAGGTCGTAGCCGGGGGCCGCCATCGAGGGGCCGTGGTAGCCGTGCGGGACGAGCACCACGTCGCCGCCCGACACCTCGGCCAGCGTGTCGTGTGTGCCGTAGACCCGCTGGTAGCCGGGACCGCCCTCGAAGTAGTAGATCTCCTCCAGCACGGCCTCGCGCTCGGAGGCGGTGTCGTGCTTGTGCGGCGGGTAGGACGACCAGTTGCCGCCGGGGGTCAGCACCTCGACCGCGACGAGCTTGTCGCAGTCGAAGGCGTCCGGGGCGCAGAAGTTGTTCACCTGACGGCTGGCCTGGCCCGCGCCGCGCACCTCGACCGGGACCTCGCGTGCCGGGCCGTACCGGACGGGGAAGCTCCTGCTCGCCCGGGCCGCGGGGAACGCGAACCGGCCCGTGCCGGTGATCCGGGCGGTCGCGCCGACGGGCAGGTAGGCGAAGTCGCTGACCGCCTGGAAGACCGAGGTCCGGCCGTGGAGCGTGAGCCGTACACCCTCGCACTCGACCGCGCACGAGCCCGACAGGGGCAGGACCAGCATCTCCTCGTCACCTGTGGTGAACTCCACGCTCTCGCCGGACAGGCAGAGCAGGCGGAGTCCGGCGTAGGTCCACCCGGCCGACTCCGGGGTGATCAGCAGTGTCCAGGGGGACAGTGCCGTGCTTCCCGCGGGGATGAAGGTCATGCCCGCCCCTCCTCTGCCGGTCCGTCGAAGCGTGACGTCTCAGCGCCGTGCCTGCCCGATCGCTCGCTCACTGTCACCTCCAGCATCGCCGCGGCGGTGTCGACGGCCGCGGCCACGTCGTCATCGGAGGGGTACAGCAATGCGCGGCCCACCACAAGACCCCGCACGCCGGGGAGCCTGAGCGCGTCGCGCCAGGCGGCGTAGGTCTGCTGGGGATCGCCTCCCGGGTCACCCCCCAGGAGCAGGGTCGGCAGCGTCGTGGCGCGCATCACCCGCTCCATGTCGGCGACCACCGGGAGCTTCAGCCAGGTGTGCGCGGAGGTCGCGCCCAGCCCCTGTCCGACGTGCATGGAGCGGATGACCCCCTCGGGGGACAGGTCGTGGGCGACCGCCCCGTTCACCCGTCGCGACCAGAACGGCTCGACCATCGCGACCAGGCCGTGCGAGGCCAGCTCGGTGATCGTCCGAGCGCAGGACTCCAGGGTGGTGGCGGTGCCGGGGTCGTCCAGGCCGATCCGGCAGAGCATCTTGCCGCCGTCCAGGCCCATCCGGACGATCGCGGGGGTGTCGTAGGCGGTGAAACGGTCGTCGAACTCGAACACCGCGCCGTGCACGCCGCCCCGGTTCATCGACCCGATGACGAGCTTGCCCTCCAGCGCGCCGAGCAGCAGCAGGTCCTCGACGATGTCGGGGGTGGCCAGCAGCCCGTCCACGCCGGGCCGGGCCAGCGCCACGCACAGGCGTTGCAGCAGGTCGACGCGGCTGCCCATGGCGAAGGGCCGGCCCCCGGCGCCGAGCACGCCCCGGGCGGAGTGGTCGGCCGCGATGACGAGGATTTGGTCGCGCTCCTCCAGCGGTCTCCCGCGCCGCCGTGCCGCGGCCGCCTCCACGATCCGCCAGGGGGCGTGCGCGCGGGTGTCGAGCAGGCCGCGGTAGTCGTCCTCGCTCATGCCTCCGGCGGCACTCGTCCGGACGGGTCCGGTGCCGGCCCGGACGGACCCGGAGTTCTCCGGGGCGGCCCGGGGACCCTCTCCGGCGGTGCCGGAACCCGTCCCGGCCGGCAGGGGACTGACCTCGCTCAACGCTCACTCCCTTGCGTCCGGACCGGTTGCTCGGTGCCGAGCACCGCTCTCACCTCGTCGGGGGTGGGCATCGCGGGCGCGCAGGCCAGCCGTCCCGCGACGATCGCGCCCGCCGCGTTGGCGAAGCGCAGCGTGTCCTCCAGCGGCCAGCCGCCGAGCAGCCCGTGGCAGAGCGCCCCGCCGAAGGCGTCCCCCGCGCCGATCCCGTTGACCACCTCGACCGGCACCGGCGGCACCTCCACCGTCTCCTCCGCGGTCATGCCGAGAACCCCGTCGCCGCCCTGTTTGACGATCGCCAGCTCGACGCCGGCCTCCAGCAGCGCCCTGGCCGCCTCGTGCGGTTCGCGGGTGCCGGTGGCGACCTCGACCTCGTCGAGGTTGCCGACCGCCACGGTGACCTGTCCGAGCGCCCTGCGCGCCTGGACGCGGGCCGCCTCCGTGTTCGGCCAGAACATCGGGCGGTAGTCGAGGTCCAGCACCGTGTACGGCCTGCGTCCCCGCACCCTCCAGGCCGCGAAGTGCGCGCTCCTGGAGGGCTCCTGGGACAGGCCGGTGACGGTGGCCCAGAACAGCCGGGTCTCGGCGATGGCGGGGAGATCGAGCTCGCCGGGGAGGATCTCCAGATCGGGGGCCTTGGGAGAGCGGTAGAAGTAGAGAGGGAAGTCCTCCGGGGGCCGGATCTCGCAGAACGTCACCGGGGTGGGCAGGTGCGGCACGGCGGTGACGTAGCGGTCGTCGACGCCGTACGAGCGCAGCGCGTCGTGAACGAACAGGCCGAACGGATCGGCCCCGGTACGGGTGATCACCGCGCTGGAGTGGCCGAGGCGGGAGGCGGCCACGGCGACGTTGGTGGGGCTGCCGCCCAGATACTTGCCGAAGGTCTCCACCTCCCGCAGGGACAGCCCCACCTGCAGCGGGTAGATGTCCACCCCGACCCGTCCCATGGTCAGGACCTCGATCATCGCGCACCTCCAGTGTGGAGACCTCGGGCTTCGGCCGTGGAGAGGACGTCAGGCAGGTCTCTCCAGCGGTGGCGCACCGGCGAGCCCCTTCAGGTAGGACAGGCTCGCGCGGACGTTCTCCTTGGGGTCGGCGTCGTCCTCGGCGCCGAGGACGACGTCCTGCTCCATGACGTACCAGCCGTCGTACCCGGCGGCGGTCAGGCCCGTGACGATGCCGGAGACGTCCACGTCGCCCTGGCCGAGCGGGCGGTAGAGGCCCTTCTTGACCGCCTTGGTGTAGGTCAGCTCACCCGACCCGACCAGGGCGGCGAGTTCGGCGTCGACGTCCTTGAGGTGAACGTGCGCGATCCGCTCCGCGGCGCGGGCGACCAGATCGCCGGGGTCCGTGCCGCCGATGAGCAGGTGGCCGGTGTCCAGGCAGAGCGGGACCGCGCTGCCGTCGAGCACCCGCTCCACCTCCCCGGGGTTCTCCACCATGGTCCCCACATGCGGGTGCAGGGTGACCATGAGGCCGAACTCCTTGGCGTTCTTGAGGATCCGGGCCAGGTTGGCCATCAGGGTCTTCCAGCCGCCCGCCTCCAGGGCGGGCTTGGTGTCGTAGCTCTCGCCCCCGGTGGAGGCGGCCAGCACGATCACCTCCAGACCGCCGTCCCGGAAGGCGCCCATCGCGGCGCGGACCTCCGGGAGCGGGTCGTGGTGGGGGTCGTGCAGCACCACGGGGACGAACCCGCCGACCGCGCGCAGGCCGTACTCGGCGAGCATGGAGCGGCAGCGTGACGGCGAGGGCGGCAGGAATCCCGGGGGCCCCAGCTCGGTGGCCGTGAGCCCCAGCTCCCGCATTTCGGCGAGGACCTGGTCGCGTTCGAGCTGGACCCCCCAGCCGGGGACCTCGCAGACGCCCCAGGAGATCGGTGCACCGGCCGTTTTCAACGGACCACCTCCATTACGTGAACGGGACGCCCTTCGTGCCTGGAGAGTTCGGCGGCCTCCGCGAGATAGAGCGCGGCCAGGGCGTCCTCGACTGTGCAGGGACTCTCCGTCTCCCCGCTCGCCACGCCGAGAAACGCGCCGAGCTCGGCGACGTAGGCGGCCTCGAACCTGCTGACGAAGTCCGGCCACGGCTCGCCCGGCGGCTGCAGACCCTCGGTGCTGGTCAGCGGCGTGCGCGGGTCGAGGCCGACCGCCCGGGTCCCGCGGGTGCCGGCCAGCTCCATCCGTACGTCGTATCCGGCTCCGTTGTAGCGGGAGCCCTGCAGGGTGACCAGCGTGCCGTCGTCCAGCGTGAGCAGCGCGGCGCTGTTGTCGACGTCGCCGGCGTCGGCGAAGAAGCTCTCGCCCCGGTTGGAACCGGTCGCGTAGACGGTGTCGGCCTCGCGGCCGGTGACCCAGCGCAGGATGTCGAAGTCGTGGATGTGGCAGTCACGGTAGATGCCGCCGGACGTCGGGATGTAGCCCGGAGCGGGCGGCCGGGGGTCGGCGGTGATCATGTGCACCCGGTGCAGCGTGCCCAGGTCGCCGTTGCGCAGCGCCTCCCTGGCGCGGGCGTAGCCCGGGTCGAAGCGGCGCTGGAAGCCGATCTGCACGACCGTCCCGCTCTGCCTGGCCGCCTTGAGCACCCGGAGCGTGTCCTCCACCCCCGTCGCGACCGGCTTCTCGCAGAACACCGGCACCCCCTGAGCGCAGGCGCGCATCAGGAGCTCGGCGTGGGTGGCCGTGGGGGTGGCGATGATCACGGCGTCGGTGTCGAAGGCGTCGCCCACCCTGATGTTCGGCCCGGTGGCGACCTCGGCCGCCCGCGCGCCGTCCGCGTCGGCCACCACCAGTTCGTCGACGCGGGGGTGTGCCGCCAGCGTCGCGGCGTGGAACGCCCCGATCCGGCCGAGCCCCAGCAGACCAACACGCATGACGCCTCCGAAGGAGATTGCGGCTGACCTTCAGTTCTAACAGTTCTAAGCGAAGGAATCGAAGAGCGTCAAGAGTTTGTCAGGACATAAAGACGAGCTGTCAGCATGTGAGGGCGATCGATGATCTCGTTCTTCCCGATGGGAGAAGATCCCGGTCGATGACATCCCCGCGATCGCCGTCATCCCCTCAGCGCGGCCGCGAAAGCGCGGATGGCCGGGTCGGCGCGGTGGACGGGGACGCGGGCGAAGCCCATGACCAGGGCGGGCGGCCCCGGGGAGCTGCGCATCGGACCCACCGCCTCGGCGGCGAGACCGCACGCCTGGGCCGTCTCGGCCGCCGACGGCTCGTCCCAGCCGCCGGGCAGCTCGGCGAACAGGTGCAGTCCGGCGGAGACCCCGAGCACCGTGATCTCGGGGAGGTGGTCGGCCAGCGCCCGCACGAAGGCGTCGCGGCGGGCGCGATAGTCCCGCCGCATCCTCCTCAGGTGCCGGTCGTAGCCGCCGGTCCCGATGAGGTGCGCCAGCGCGTACTGCTCCAGAACCGGTGAGCCCAGGTCCAGTTCGCCCCGGGCCAGCCGTACCGACTCGGCGATCCCGGGCGGGGCCACCACCCAGCCCAACCGGAGTCCCGGGGCCAGGGACTTGCTCACGCTCCCCGCCATGACCACCCGGTCGGGGGCGAGTCCCTGCAGGCAGCCCACCGGATCGCGGTCGAACCGGAACTCCGCGTCGTAGTCGTCCTCAAGGATCGTCGCGCCGGTCTCGGCGGCCCACCCGATGAGCTCGGCGCGGCGACGGGGGGAGAGGACCACACCGGTGGGGTACTGGTGGGCCGGGGTGAGCAGCACCGCCCTCGCCCCGGTCGCGGCCAGGGCCCCGACGTCGACGCCCTCCCCGTCCACCGGGACCGCGACCAGGTCGGCCCCCGCCGCGTGGAGCAGTGGGAGCTGGCGCAGGCCGGCCGGGTCCTCGACGGCCAGCCGGATCCGGCCGGAGGGGGGCGCGGGATGGGCGATCCGGTCGACGAACCAGTTCAGATCGTGGCTGGCCCGGCCCTCGGGGAGCTGCCCGGCGAGCGCCTGGACCGTCAGGTTCAGTCCCTGGGCCACCCCGCCCACGATCACCAGGTTGTCGGGGCCGACCTCCGCCGCGCGGACCCTCCTCAGGTAGGCGGCCAGTTCCTCGCGCAGGACGGGGACCCCGCCGGGGTCCCCGTAGTCCAGCGCATCGGCGGGCAGGGTGGCGAGCGCGTTCCTGATCGAGGCGAGCCAGCGCTCGCGGGGGAAGGCTCCCAGGTCGGGGGATGTGGAGCGACGCCCGTAGTAGGGCTTGCCCGCGGACACCAGGGGATCGCGGGTGACCGCCGCCGAGAGCCGGCTCGCCGCCGGGGCCACGCTGGTGCCCGCACCGACCCGCGAGATCAGGAATCCCTCCGCGACGAGCTGTTCGTAGGCCTCCACGACCACGCCGCGCGACAGCCCGAGATCCCTGGCCAGCTCCCGGCTCGCGGGCAGCCGCTCGCCCGCCGCCAGCCTGCCCCGCCGTACGGCCTCCCGCAGCTCGCGGGCGATCTGCCCGGCGATCCCGCCCGCCACCCGGTCGACGCTCAGATGCAGATCGGCCAATTGGTCCTCTTTTTAGCGCTTCATTTGACCCTATTGGAGAGCCATTGTCTTCCTAGCATTGCCGACATGAGCGCAGATGTCAGCACTGCCGCCTCCCGGTCGGCACCATCGCCACCGGAGCGCTCCTCGGCCTGGGCGCGCCGTCCGCGCCCGACCTGCTCGGGGCCGGGCTGGTCGTCGCCGGGATCGCGATCGGTCTCAGTGGTGCCGGTTCACCCCCGAGCGCGGCAGGCTCGCCCGCTGGCGGGGGACGTCGGCCTTCTTCGGAGCGGCGTCCTGCGGAGCGGCCTCCTGCGAGGAGACGTCAAGCTGCTGCTGGGGTAGGTTCACCGGAGGTTCCGGCCAGCTCACCGGCCACTGGGGAGTCCGCCCACCGCTCTCGCTGATGTTCCTGAGCGTGATGGCGATCAATGACACGGCGAGGCCGACGACCACGAGAACCGCCATGATCACAAGCATGACGATATTGCTGCTCATAACGGTGTTTCCAATGTTCATGACACCCTCCGGATCCCACCGGACACTCGACCCGGTCTATTTCCAGCTTCCTCTGTGTCTTCGGACACATAGGGACAGAAGACGCCACAAGCAGCTAATGCTTACCCCAAATAGTCATTTTTCATCTCATATCACCCCAATATTCGCATCGTGAAGTGAGACAGGGCCGCCCCTCCGACCTCGGCGGCTTCTCGTGAGCGGCAGGCCGTACCCTCTAGGAGGACCGAAGGCCCCCGCACGGAGGATCGAAGACGATGCCCGAGTTCGACTACACCGACCTGCTCCCCATGGGACCGGATGAGACGCGATACCGCCTGGTCAGCGCCGAGGGGGTGCGGGTGGTCGAGGCCGCGGGCCGCAGGTTCCTGGAGGTCGGGCCCGAGGCGCTCCGGCTGCTGACCGAGACGGCGATCCACGACATCTCCCACTATCTCCGGTCCTCCCACCTCGCCCAGCTCCGCAAGATCATCGACGACCCCGAGTCCAGCGGGAACGACCGCTTCGTCGCCCTCGACCTGCTGAAGAACGCCTCGATCTCAGCCGGCGGCGTGCTCCCGATGTGCCAGGACACCGGCACCGCGATCGTGATGGGCAAGCGCGGCCGCCACGTGCTCACCGACGGCGCCGACGCCGAGCACATCTCACGCGGTGTCTACGACGCCTACACCCGGCTCAACCTGCGCTACTCCCAGATGGCCCCGATCACCATGTGGGAGGAGAAGAACACCGGCTCCAACCTCCCCGCGCAGGTCGAGCTCTACGCCGAAGACCCTCACGGCCACGCGGACGAGTACAAGCTGCTGTTCATGGCCAAGGGCGGCGGCAGCGCCAACAAGTCGTTCCTGTACCAGGAGACCAAGGCGGTCCTCAACGAGAAGCGGATGCTCCAGTTCCTGGAGGAGAAGATCCGCTCCCTCGGCACCGCCGCGTGCCCGCCGTACCACCTGGCGATCGTCGTCGGCGGCACCTCCGCCGAGTTCGCCCTGAAGACGGCCAAGTACGCCAGCGCCCGCTACCTGGACGCCATCCCCACCTCCGGCTCGCCCAGCGGCCACGGCTTCCGCGACACCGAACTGGAGGCCAAGGTCTTCGAGCTCACCCAGAAGCTCGGCATCGGCGCGCAGTTCGGCGGCAAGTATTTCTGTCACGACGTCCGCGTCATCCGCCTCCCCCGCCACGGCGCCTCCTGCCCGGTCGCCATCGCGGTCTCCTGCAGCGCCGACCGCCAGGCCCTGGCCAAGATCACCCCCGAGGGGATCTTCCTGGAGCAGTTGGAGACCGACCCCGCGCGGTTCCTCCCGGAGACCACCGGCGAGCACCTGTCGGACGACGTGGTGAGCATCGACCTCAACCGCCCGATGCCGGAGATCCTCGCCGAGCTCACCAAGTATCCGGTCAAGACCCGCCTGTCCCTGACCGGTCCCCTCGTCGTCGCCCGCGACATCGCCCACGCCAAGATCGGCGAGCTCCTCGACGCCGGCGGCGAGATGCCGCAGTACCTCAAGGACCACGCGGTCTACTACGCCGGCCCCGCCAAGACCCCCGAGGGCTACGCCTCCGGCTCCTTCGGCCCCACCACGGCCGGACGCATGGACTCCTACGTCGAGCGCTTCCAGGCCGCGGGCGGCTCCATGGTCATGCTCGCCAAGGGCAACCGTTCCAAGCAGGTCACCGACGCCTGCGAGGCCCACGGCGGCTTCTACCTCGGCTCCATCGGCGGCCCCGCCGCCCGCCTCGCCCAGGACTGCATCAGGAAGGTCGAGGTCCTGGAGTATCCCGAACTCGGGATGGAGGCCGTCTGGAAGATCGAGGTCGAGGACTTTCCCGCCTTCATCGTCGTGGACGACAAGGGCGACGACTTCTTCGACCAACGGCAACATGACGGCGGAGCCACCTTCGTGGGTATCCCGACACGTTCAACCAGGTAAAGCAGCCTTCGGCGAGAGCTCGAAGCCCCCGCTCGCGGCGCACGTCGCGGGTTGGGGCTTCTTGTTGTTCCCGATCATTCGGGGCTGTTGCCGGTACCGGTGCCGACGTTGCACCGATCCTCAACCCGCCTACCCTGCGACGCCGGCGGAGGCCGGAGACATCCTCGGCGGGGAGGCGTTCGTGGAGGCTCCCAAGGAGTTGTTCAAGTTCCTAGGGTGATCAGCATGCGTCTTGTGTCCGGCGATGACTTCGTGAAGCTGTTCTCCTCGTTCGATGTGTCCGCGTTCCGCACCTCGATCGAGTGGAGGCCGAACGGCTGGGTCTCCCCCGGTCGGATTGGTGGCTGTTCGACGATGAACGTCTGGCGCTGCTCCACCTGGACGTCGATGACGTTCTTCTGGGTGCGGAGATCATCACGGACCAGGCCACGGTCGAACAGCATCGCAAGTGGCGTGATCTCGCATGGGAGCACGCGATTCCCCTTGAGGAGTTCGTGACCTCCGGTGCGTGACATCACCCGCGCCCGTCAGCAGATGGGAGCAAGGCTCAAGGAACTACGCCTGGACGCCAAGATGACCGGGCGGCAACTGGCCGCCCGGTACGGCTGGCAGGCATCCAAGGTCAGCAAGCTGGAGAACGGCCGCCAGACGCCCTCAGCGGATGACATCCGTTCCTGGTGCGATGCCGTTCAGGACTATTCGGGGTAGCCGCAGACACGGG
Above is a genomic segment from Streptosporangium album containing:
- the iolB gene encoding 5-deoxy-glucuronate isomerase gives rise to the protein MTFIPAGSTALSPWTLLITPESAGWTYAGLRLLCLSGESVEFTTGDEEMLVLPLSGSCAVECEGVRLTLHGRTSVFQAVSDFAYLPVGATARITGTGRFAFPAARASRSFPVRYGPAREVPVEVRGAGQASRQVNNFCAPDAFDCDKLVAVEVLTPGGNWSSYPPHKHDTASEREAVLEEIYYFEGGPGYQRVYGTHDTLAEVSGGDVVLVPHGYHGPSMAAPGYDLYYLNVLAGPAPTRSMAFCDDPRHAWVRSSWAEQAVDPRLPMTKALR
- a CDS encoding Cgl0159 family (beta/alpha)8-fold protein, which encodes MSEDDYRGLLDTRAHAPWRIVEAAAARRRGRPLEERDQILVIAADHSARGVLGAGGRPFAMGSRVDLLQRLCVALARPGVDGLLATPDIVEDLLLLGALEGKLVIGSMNRGGVHGAVFEFDDRFTAYDTPAIVRMGLDGGKMLCRIGLDDPGTATTLESCARTITELASHGLVAMVEPFWSRRVNGAVAHDLSPEGVIRSMHVGQGLGATSAHTWLKLPVVADMERVMRATTLPTLLLGGDPGGDPQQTYAAWRDALRLPGVRGLVVGRALLYPSDDDVAAAVDTAAAMLEVTVSERSGRHGAETSRFDGPAEEGRA
- a CDS encoding TIM barrel protein, producing the protein MKTAGAPISWGVCEVPGWGVQLERDQVLAEMRELGLTATELGPPGFLPPSPSRCRSMLAEYGLRAVGGFVPVVLHDPHHDPLPEVRAAMGAFRDGGLEVIVLAASTGGESYDTKPALEAGGWKTLMANLARILKNAKEFGLMVTLHPHVGTMVENPGEVERVLDGSAVPLCLDTGHLLIGGTDPGDLVARAAERIAHVHLKDVDAELAALVGSGELTYTKAVKKGLYRPLGQGDVDVSGIVTGLTAAGYDGWYVMEQDVVLGAEDDADPKENVRASLSYLKGLAGAPPLERPA
- a CDS encoding Gfo/Idh/MocA family protein, translated to MRVGLLGLGRIGAFHAATLAAHPRVDELVVADADGARAAEVATGPNIRVGDAFDTDAVIIATPTATHAELLMRACAQGVPVFCEKPVATGVEDTLRVLKAARQSGTVVQIGFQRRFDPGYARAREALRNGDLGTLHRVHMITADPRPPAPGYIPTSGGIYRDCHIHDFDILRWVTGREADTVYATGSNRGESFFADAGDVDNSAALLTLDDGTLVTLQGSRYNGAGYDVRMELAGTRGTRAVGLDPRTPLTSTEGLQPPGEPWPDFVSRFEAAYVAELGAFLGVASGETESPCTVEDALAALYLAEAAELSRHEGRPVHVMEVVR
- the iolC gene encoding 5-dehydro-2-deoxygluconokinase, producing the protein MIEVLTMGRVGVDIYPLQVGLSLREVETFGKYLGGSPTNVAVAASRLGHSSAVITRTGADPFGLFVHDALRSYGVDDRYVTAVPHLPTPVTFCEIRPPEDFPLYFYRSPKAPDLEILPGELDLPAIAETRLFWATVTGLSQEPSRSAHFAAWRVRGRRPYTVLDLDYRPMFWPNTEAARVQARRALGQVTVAVGNLDEVEVATGTREPHEAARALLEAGVELAIVKQGGDGVLGMTAEETVEVPPVPVEVVNGIGAGDAFGGALCHGLLGGWPLEDTLRFANAAGAIVAGRLACAPAMPTPDEVRAVLGTEQPVRTQGSER
- the pdxR gene encoding MocR-like pyridoxine biosynthesis transcription factor PdxR, with product MADLHLSVDRVAGGIAGQIARELREAVRRGRLAAGERLPASRELARDLGLSRGVVVEAYEQLVAEGFLISRVGAGTSVAPAASRLSAAVTRDPLVSAGKPYYGRRSTSPDLGAFPRERWLASIRNALATLPADALDYGDPGGVPVLREELAAYLRRVRAAEVGPDNLVIVGGVAQGLNLTVQALAGQLPEGRASHDLNWFVDRIAHPAPPSGRIRLAVEDPAGLRQLPLLHAAGADLVAVPVDGEGVDVGALAATGARAVLLTPAHQYPTGVVLSPRRRAELIGWAAETGATILEDDYDAEFRFDRDPVGCLQGLAPDRVVMAGSVSKSLAPGLRLGWVVAPPGIAESVRLARGELDLGSPVLEQYALAHLIGTGGYDRHLRRMRRDYRARRDAFVRALADHLPEITVLGVSAGLHLFAELPGGWDEPSAAETAQACGLAAEAVGPMRSSPGPPALVMGFARVPVHRADPAIRAFAAALRG
- a CDS encoding helix-turn-helix domain-containing protein, yielding MRDITRARQQMGARLKELRLDAKMTGRQLAARYGWQASKVSKLENGRQTPSADDIRSWCDAVQDYSG
- a CDS encoding fumarate hydratase, whose product is MPEFDYTDLLPMGPDETRYRLVSAEGVRVVEAAGRRFLEVGPEALRLLTETAIHDISHYLRSSHLAQLRKIIDDPESSGNDRFVALDLLKNASISAGGVLPMCQDTGTAIVMGKRGRHVLTDGADAEHISRGVYDAYTRLNLRYSQMAPITMWEEKNTGSNLPAQVELYAEDPHGHADEYKLLFMAKGGGSANKSFLYQETKAVLNEKRMLQFLEEKIRSLGTAACPPYHLAIVVGGTSAEFALKTAKYASARYLDAIPTSGSPSGHGFRDTELEAKVFELTQKLGIGAQFGGKYFCHDVRVIRLPRHGASCPVAIAVSCSADRQALAKITPEGIFLEQLETDPARFLPETTGEHLSDDVVSIDLNRPMPEILAELTKYPVKTRLSLTGPLVVARDIAHAKIGELLDAGGEMPQYLKDHAVYYAGPAKTPEGYASGSFGPTTAGRMDSYVERFQAAGGSMVMLAKGNRSKQVTDACEAHGGFYLGSIGGPAARLAQDCIRKVEVLEYPELGMEAVWKIEVEDFPAFIVVDDKGDDFFDQRQHDGGATFVGIPTRSTR
- a CDS encoding DUF6879 family protein: MEAERLGLPRSDWWLFDDERLALLHLDVDDVLLGAEIITDQATVEQHRKWRDLAWEHAIPLEEFVTSGA